A portion of the Corynebacterium occultum genome contains these proteins:
- a CDS encoding APC family permease, with product MSERTSLKRGQLGTTALVFMIIAASAPLTVLAGGAPTNFAVSGLLGLPLSYLVLGVILILFSVGYAAMSSRIHNAGAFYAYISQGLGPRQGIAAALLALVSYNMLQAGLYGLFGFSLSAAIFTWTAVQLPWWLVGAIGWLLVALLGVSNVDFSAKILGVLVTLEFLVVLIVMGYALFNAPEGLSTVTLRPNDFMAPGVGVLLAFSIAAFMGFESGAIYSEETKDPKRTVARATYIAVAVIAVFYGISTWALAMGIGPSSIIGEAQQYGPDLVFVWLSQYSPLLADVAHLLFVTSIFAALLAFHNAAARYFFALGRSRVLPGSLGRLGRNGAPVAGSLAQSVVGAGTVVVFALAGINSELGELFPVITLFTWFSTAAAFGLVFLMALTSIAVLAWFRKDHHGFGVFTRIIAPSVAAVAMIIVAILILINFDIMIGEDSPRMMVFIMPGIILGTGVLGALWSLRFDRHTDIHTIADDDSLPVRESDPARITTP from the coding sequence ATGAGTGAGCGAACTTCCCTGAAGCGTGGGCAACTCGGTACCACCGCCCTCGTATTCATGATCATCGCTGCTTCAGCACCCCTGACGGTGCTGGCTGGCGGCGCACCAACCAACTTCGCGGTCTCCGGGTTGCTGGGCCTGCCACTCAGTTACCTGGTGCTCGGTGTCATCCTCATCCTTTTCTCGGTTGGTTATGCGGCAATGAGCTCCCGCATCCATAACGCCGGTGCTTTCTACGCCTACATTTCCCAGGGCTTGGGGCCACGGCAAGGCATTGCCGCAGCTTTGTTGGCACTGGTCTCCTACAACATGCTGCAGGCCGGTCTCTACGGACTCTTCGGTTTCTCCCTTTCGGCGGCAATCTTCACCTGGACGGCAGTACAACTGCCCTGGTGGTTGGTCGGCGCCATCGGTTGGCTACTGGTCGCATTACTGGGTGTCAGCAACGTCGACTTCTCAGCCAAGATTCTCGGTGTCCTGGTGACCCTGGAATTCCTTGTAGTCCTCATCGTGATGGGTTATGCGCTTTTCAATGCCCCAGAGGGGCTGAGCACCGTAACCCTCCGCCCGAATGACTTCATGGCTCCGGGGGTCGGTGTCCTGCTGGCCTTCTCGATTGCAGCTTTCATGGGATTCGAGTCCGGTGCCATCTACTCCGAGGAAACCAAGGATCCGAAGCGGACCGTGGCCCGGGCAACCTATATCGCGGTGGCTGTCATCGCTGTCTTTTATGGGATCTCCACCTGGGCGCTGGCCATGGGGATCGGCCCTTCCAGTATCATCGGTGAGGCTCAACAATATGGTCCTGACCTGGTGTTTGTGTGGTTATCCCAGTACTCACCACTGCTTGCTGATGTGGCACACTTGCTCTTCGTGACCAGCATCTTCGCCGCGCTGCTGGCTTTCCATAATGCCGCCGCCCGCTATTTCTTTGCCCTGGGCCGTTCCCGTGTCCTGCCAGGCAGCCTAGGTAGACTCGGCCGCAATGGTGCCCCGGTAGCGGGTTCACTGGCACAGTCTGTTGTGGGGGCGGGGACCGTCGTAGTGTTTGCCCTAGCGGGTATTAACTCTGAATTGGGTGAACTCTTCCCCGTGATAACCCTCTTCACCTGGTTCTCCACCGCAGCAGCCTTTGGCCTGGTATTCCTCATGGCGCTGACCTCAATTGCGGTGCTCGCCTGGTTTCGGAAGGATCATCATGGTTTCGGGGTGTTCACCCGGATCATTGCACCCTCGGTAGCGGCGGTCGCCATGATCATCGTGGCTATTCTCATCCTCATAAATTTCGACATCATGATCGGCGAAGATTCACCCCGGATGATGGTGTTCATCATGCCGGGCATCATCCTTGGTACCGGTGTCCTGGGGGCCCTCTGGTCCCTGCGCTTCGACCGCCACACGGACATCCACACCATTGCCGATGATGATTCCCTCCCAGTTCGAGAATCCGACCCTGCGCGGATAACGACCCCCTGA
- a CDS encoding aldehyde dehydrogenase family protein, whose protein sequence is MFSQLLEEIGATDPTHRAILDPATEEIIAYAPERSVADVDAAVEKARQAQKAWAGMGHAERSRLLLAAADAIDEQAEALAQLLSRENGKPLSGPNARMEVAQSSEWLRATAGFDTPGGVLVDDGKTRATISYEPIGVVGAIGPWNWPLMITIWQIAPSLRMGNTVVVKPSEYTPLSVMSLVHILNSVLPAGVLEVVPGGREVGARISEHADIGKIMFTGSIRTGRAIAAASADSLKRLTLELGGNDAAIVLDDCDPKQIAEDIFWGAFINTGQTCAAIKRLYVADNIYEEMCGALAEIARNVPMGPGTDENNLLGPLQNRQQYEIVARLVDTARNSGANILAGGEPVEAPGNFYPATIVTDIEPDNALVVEEQFGPALPVIRYSSIDQAVEWANSLEVGLGASVWSADRERALDVGRRVEAGTVWINSHAVPDPRIPFGGIKQSGYGLEFGAEGLKGVAVPKVFNG, encoded by the coding sequence ATGTTTTCACAGCTGCTCGAGGAAATCGGAGCCACCGATCCCACCCACCGTGCCATCCTGGATCCAGCCACCGAGGAGATCATCGCCTATGCCCCGGAGCGGAGCGTGGCTGATGTTGACGCTGCAGTGGAAAAGGCCCGTCAGGCCCAGAAGGCCTGGGCCGGGATGGGGCATGCAGAGCGCTCCCGACTGCTCCTAGCGGCCGCCGATGCTATCGATGAGCAGGCAGAGGCTCTGGCACAGCTGTTGAGCCGAGAGAATGGAAAACCCCTCAGCGGACCTAATGCCCGTATGGAGGTGGCACAGAGCAGCGAATGGTTGCGGGCAACCGCAGGTTTCGACACTCCGGGAGGAGTCCTCGTCGACGATGGGAAGACCCGTGCCACCATCAGCTATGAGCCCATCGGAGTGGTCGGGGCGATCGGACCCTGGAACTGGCCCCTGATGATCACGATCTGGCAGATCGCTCCTTCGCTCCGGATGGGTAACACAGTGGTGGTTAAACCCTCAGAATACACCCCTCTGAGTGTGATGTCGCTGGTTCACATCCTCAATTCGGTCCTGCCCGCAGGCGTCTTGGAGGTGGTGCCTGGAGGACGCGAAGTAGGGGCGAGGATCAGCGAACATGCGGACATCGGAAAGATCATGTTCACCGGATCCATCAGAACGGGGCGTGCCATCGCAGCTGCCAGTGCCGACAGCCTCAAGCGACTGACTCTTGAGCTCGGTGGCAATGATGCTGCGATCGTTCTTGATGACTGCGACCCCAAACAGATTGCGGAGGACATTTTCTGGGGAGCCTTCATCAACACCGGTCAAACCTGTGCTGCCATCAAACGGCTCTATGTCGCGGACAATATCTATGAGGAAATGTGCGGAGCGCTTGCAGAGATCGCCAGGAATGTTCCCATGGGACCGGGCACCGATGAGAACAACCTCCTCGGTCCTCTGCAGAACCGCCAGCAGTACGAGATCGTCGCCAGGCTTGTCGACACCGCGCGCAACAGCGGGGCCAACATACTCGCCGGTGGGGAACCAGTAGAGGCGCCTGGTAACTTCTATCCGGCCACCATCGTCACTGATATTGAACCTGATAATGCGCTGGTGGTGGAAGAGCAGTTCGGGCCGGCACTGCCAGTCATCCGTTATAGCAGCATCGACCAAGCTGTGGAATGGGCCAACTCCTTGGAAGTGGGGCTTGGGGCCTCGGTGTGGTCTGCAGATCGTGAGCGTGCCCTGGACGTGGGGCGACGGGTCGAGGCCGGAACAGTATGGATCAACAGTCATGCGGTGCCTGACCCCCGCATCCCCTTTGGCGGCATCAAGCAGTCCGGTTATGGGTTGGAGTTCGGAGCTGAGGGACTAAAGGGTGTGGCTGTGCCGAAGGTTTTCAACGGATAA
- a CDS encoding DUF3566 domain-containing protein has product MATREVAVTRVNPLSAFRVALAMSLVGLVAWLLCVAILFFGMQAFGIWDQVNSVVAGVGGEQAIGFGMIISISALIGAIGAILISVLAPLVAIIYNALVDLFGGITVTLQEGVDE; this is encoded by the coding sequence ATGGCAACACGAGAAGTCGCCGTCACCCGGGTCAACCCACTGTCAGCATTCCGGGTTGCCCTGGCCATGTCTCTGGTGGGTCTGGTGGCCTGGCTCCTCTGCGTTGCCATCCTCTTCTTCGGCATGCAGGCCTTCGGCATCTGGGACCAGGTCAACTCGGTGGTCGCGGGTGTCGGTGGGGAACAGGCCATCGGTTTCGGCATGATCATCTCCATCTCCGCCCTGATCGGTGCCATCGGCGCCATCCTGATCTCGGTGCTGGCACCCCTGGTCGCAATCATCTACAACGCTCTGGTCGACCTCTTCGGTGGCATCACCGTCACCCTGCAGGAAGGCGTGGACGAGTAG
- a CDS encoding AraC-like ligand-binding domain-containing protein: MDFRKTYNFTEWRRMVSGSFGDVRAVSPAPDFRGRATHRSVGEVELYDMDSDAHTVIHAENTDPDLRNSRCKLSLQLEGTATLLQDGRSCEMQPGDLALYTADRPYSLVFREPQRSLVVYFPRAFLHLRDDQLAQMTATPISRDEGLGKVAVPLFEQLAHNLDELQGEQAQPLLRTSLDLLVTVLSDQIQRLGQDSPGSSMLFRQATAYINDHLYDPGLSPSSIADALYVSVRSLHTHFAAMGTTVASFIRTCRLTAIHADLADPALQALPVHVISARHGLHDASHVSKTFRAEYGESPRAFRSRIFTPHP, translated from the coding sequence ATGGATTTCAGGAAGACATATAATTTCACCGAATGGCGCCGAATGGTTTCGGGCAGCTTCGGTGATGTCCGGGCGGTTTCACCCGCGCCCGATTTCCGCGGCCGAGCCACGCATCGAAGCGTCGGGGAAGTGGAACTCTATGACATGGATTCCGATGCTCACACGGTGATCCATGCGGAAAACACCGATCCCGACCTCCGCAACTCCAGGTGCAAGCTCAGCCTGCAGTTGGAAGGCACCGCTACGCTGCTGCAGGATGGCCGTTCTTGTGAGATGCAGCCGGGTGATCTTGCACTGTATACCGCCGATCGCCCCTACAGCCTGGTGTTCCGGGAGCCGCAACGCAGCCTGGTGGTGTACTTCCCCCGCGCTTTCCTACATCTACGTGATGATCAGCTCGCGCAAATGACCGCCACCCCGATCTCCCGGGATGAGGGGCTGGGTAAGGTGGCAGTGCCGCTATTCGAGCAGCTTGCCCACAACCTCGATGAGTTGCAGGGGGAGCAAGCTCAACCACTGCTGCGCACCTCTCTCGATCTTCTGGTCACGGTGCTTTCGGACCAGATTCAGAGACTAGGGCAAGACTCCCCCGGCTCTTCGATGCTTTTTCGCCAGGCCACCGCTTATATCAACGATCATCTTTATGACCCAGGCCTCTCCCCCAGTTCAATCGCCGATGCCCTCTATGTCTCGGTGCGCAGTCTCCACACCCATTTTGCGGCGATGGGCACTACCGTGGCCTCCTTCATCCGCACCTGTCGTCTCACTGCCATCCATGCGGATCTTGCTGATCCTGCACTGCAGGCTCTCCCGGTTCATGTAATCAGTGCCAGGCATGGGCTTCACGACGCTTCGCATGTGTCCAAGACTTTTCGCGCCGAGTATGGGGAATCTCCCCGGGCCTTCCGTTCGCGTATCTTTACCCCTCATCCCTGA
- a CDS encoding TetR family transcriptional regulator, with protein sequence MNPRLRGFSTTQLLGVADKVAAEFGTQVIDLAALAAAAATTTAEISGVRIHGNLSEASESLRRSILRLAPLSSHNTELADVSCLILRELNLAD encoded by the coding sequence GTGAATCCCCGGCTGCGCGGTTTCAGCACCACCCAGCTGCTCGGGGTGGCGGATAAGGTCGCCGCAGAATTTGGCACCCAGGTCATCGACCTCGCAGCCCTGGCCGCCGCCGCGGCCACCACCACCGCCGAGATCTCCGGGGTGCGCATCCACGGCAACCTCAGCGAGGCCAGTGAAAGCCTGCGACGGAGCATTCTGCGTCTGGCACCGCTGAGTTCCCACAACACTGAATTGGCGGATGTGTCCTGTCTGATCCTCAGGGAACTAAATCTTGCCGATTAG
- the gyrA gene encoding DNA gyrase subunit A: MSDDNNEGGSGQDFDRIFPIDINEEMQTSYIDYAMSVIVGRALPEVRDGMKPVHRRIIYAMYDSGYRPERSFVKSSRPVADTMGQFHPHGDAAIYDTLVRLAQPWNMRYPLIEGQGNFGSRGNDGPAAMRYTECKLTPIAMEMVRDIRENAVDFSPNYDGKTLEPDVLPSRVPNLLMNGSSGIAVGMATNIPPHNLRELAAAIFWLLDNPNAEEKETLEACMSFVKGPDFPTAGLIVGDQGIRDAYTTGRGSIRMRGVTSIEEQGSRQIIVITELPYQVNPDNLIANIAEQVTNGKLAGISKIEDESSDRVGMRIVVTLKRDAVPRVVLNNLYKHSQLQTNFGANMLSIVDGVPRTLRLDQMLRHYAAHQIDVIIRRTQYRLDEAEKRAHILRGLVKALDMLDEVIALIRRSPTVDEARSGLMSLLDVDEIQSDAILAMQLRRLAALERQKIVDELAEIEREIADLKDILARPERQRKIVRDELSVIVEKYGDDRRTQLIHAVGDVSEEDLIARENVVVTITSTGYAKRTKVDAYRSQKRGGKGVRGAELKQDDVVRHFFVSSTHDWILFFTNFGRVYRLKAYELPEASRTARGQHVANLLEFQPEERIAQVIQLQTYEDAPYLVLATAQGRVKKSRLTDYESARSAGLIAINLNESDRLIGAALCSEDDDLLLVSEEGQSIRFTASDDQLRPMGRATAGVKGMRFREDDQLLAMCVVRDGEFLLVATSGGYGKRTPMDEYNPQGRGGMGVVTFKYTPKRGKLIGALAVDDDDEIFAMTSAGGVIRTEVNQIRPSSRATMGVRLVNLEKDITVLAIDKNVEGEGEETAEAVAKGDLDGPTERAAKKTGDSAPTELDSNETVTEDEEN, from the coding sequence ATGAGCGACGACAACAACGAAGGTGGCTCCGGCCAGGATTTCGACCGCATCTTCCCCATTGACATCAATGAGGAGATGCAGACCAGCTACATCGACTATGCGATGTCGGTGATTGTGGGTCGTGCCCTGCCGGAGGTCCGGGACGGCATGAAGCCGGTGCACCGCCGCATCATCTACGCGATGTACGACTCCGGTTACCGCCCGGAACGCAGCTTCGTCAAGAGCTCCCGCCCCGTGGCCGACACCATGGGTCAGTTCCACCCCCACGGCGATGCCGCCATCTATGACACCCTGGTGCGTCTGGCACAGCCCTGGAACATGCGTTACCCGCTGATCGAGGGCCAGGGTAACTTCGGTTCCCGTGGTAATGACGGCCCCGCCGCCATGCGTTACACGGAGTGCAAGCTCACCCCGATCGCCATGGAGATGGTCCGCGACATCCGCGAGAACGCCGTCGACTTCTCCCCGAACTACGACGGCAAGACCCTCGAGCCGGATGTCCTGCCCTCCCGCGTGCCTAACCTGCTGATGAATGGTTCCAGCGGTATCGCCGTCGGTATGGCCACCAATATTCCGCCGCATAACCTGCGCGAACTGGCGGCCGCCATCTTCTGGTTGCTGGACAACCCCAACGCCGAGGAGAAGGAAACCCTCGAAGCCTGCATGAGCTTCGTCAAGGGCCCCGACTTCCCGACCGCCGGCCTGATCGTCGGTGACCAGGGCATCCGCGATGCCTACACCACCGGCCGCGGTTCCATCCGCATGCGCGGTGTCACCTCCATCGAGGAGCAGGGCAGCCGCCAGATCATCGTCATCACCGAGCTGCCCTACCAGGTCAACCCGGATAACCTCATCGCCAATATCGCGGAGCAGGTCACCAACGGCAAGCTAGCCGGCATCTCCAAGATCGAGGACGAGTCCTCCGACCGTGTCGGCATGCGCATCGTGGTCACCCTCAAGCGTGACGCTGTGCCGCGCGTGGTGCTCAACAACCTCTACAAGCACTCCCAGCTGCAGACCAACTTCGGTGCCAACATGCTCTCCATCGTTGACGGGGTGCCGCGCACCCTGCGCCTGGACCAGATGCTGCGCCACTACGCCGCCCACCAGATCGACGTCATCATCCGACGCACCCAGTACCGCCTGGATGAGGCCGAGAAGCGCGCCCATATCCTCCGCGGTCTGGTCAAGGCCCTGGACATGCTCGACGAGGTCATCGCCCTGATCCGTCGCTCACCCACCGTGGATGAGGCCCGCAGCGGTCTGATGTCGCTTCTCGACGTCGATGAAATCCAGTCCGATGCGATCCTGGCCATGCAGCTGCGCCGCCTCGCGGCGCTGGAGCGTCAGAAGATCGTCGATGAGCTCGCCGAGATCGAGCGCGAGATCGCCGATCTCAAGGACATCCTCGCCCGCCCCGAACGCCAGCGCAAGATCGTCCGCGATGAGCTTTCCGTGATCGTGGAGAAGTATGGCGATGATCGTCGCACCCAGCTGATCCACGCCGTCGGCGATGTCTCCGAGGAAGATCTCATCGCCCGTGAGAACGTGGTCGTGACCATCACCTCCACCGGCTACGCCAAGCGCACCAAGGTTGACGCCTACCGCTCCCAGAAACGTGGCGGCAAGGGTGTGCGTGGCGCCGAGCTGAAGCAAGATGATGTGGTCCGCCACTTCTTCGTCTCCTCCACCCACGACTGGATCCTCTTCTTTACCAACTTCGGCCGGGTCTACCGACTGAAGGCCTATGAACTCCCCGAGGCCTCCCGCACCGCACGCGGCCAGCACGTGGCCAACCTGCTGGAATTCCAGCCGGAGGAGCGCATCGCCCAGGTCATCCAGCTCCAGACCTACGAGGATGCCCCCTACCTGGTGCTCGCCACCGCACAGGGCCGGGTGAAGAAGTCCCGCCTCACCGACTATGAGTCCGCCCGCTCCGCCGGTCTGATCGCCATCAACCTCAACGAAAGCGACCGTCTCATCGGCGCCGCACTATGCAGCGAAGATGATGACCTCCTCCTGGTGTCGGAGGAGGGCCAGTCGATCCGCTTCACCGCCAGCGATGACCAGCTCCGCCCGATGGGCCGCGCCACCGCCGGCGTGAAGGGAATGCGCTTCCGCGAGGATGACCAGCTGCTGGCCATGTGTGTGGTCCGCGACGGAGAATTCCTGCTGGTGGCCACCTCAGGTGGCTACGGCAAGCGCACCCCCATGGACGAGTACAACCCCCAGGGCCGTGGCGGCATGGGTGTGGTCACCTTCAAGTACACCCCCAAGCGCGGCAAGCTGATCGGTGCTCTCGCGGTGGACGATGATGACGAGATCTTCGCCATGACCTCCGCCGGCGGTGTCATCCGCACCGAGGTCAACCAGATCCGCCCCTCCTCCCGCGCCACCATGGGTGTCCGCCTGGTCAACCTCGAAAAGGACATCACCGTCCTGGCCATCGACAAGAACGTCGAGGGTGAAGGCGAGGAGACCGCGGAGGCAGTTGCCAAGGGCGATCTGGACGGCCCCACGGAACGCGCCGCGAAGAAGACCGGTGACAGCGCACCGACTGAACTAGACTCCAACGAGACTGTCACAGAGGACGAGGAGAACTAA
- a CDS encoding helix-turn-helix transcriptional regulator → MSQQPAHDPVKILRFTTQGIVPNSRVQLWEGHNARALIPLDIRTLDQRPMQAAETNLHLPSVRMATVFGSSQIVERTESFISQNPSGVIAIFFATEGEAFFYHRGGHISIKPGQAVVYDADRPFLRGFNHGFRELVLTIPRERYLEMVGPEAPELPVVFDFGPSGRQGEQALARLVHTTLESISAGKTRHPDPSENGTVPLLGVENETLELIRLVLGGAAGSEGGLITAARHHIEFNLNDKNLNPAQVAAAIGVSERQLSRLFAEAGTTVGRYLLQKRLELAHQALISPEQAGLSVGEIGKRFGFASPSHFGRTFRENYGMTPLQCRKEAQRSQLGG, encoded by the coding sequence ATGTCTCAGCAACCTGCCCATGATCCGGTGAAGATCCTGCGTTTCACCACCCAAGGAATCGTGCCCAACAGTCGGGTGCAGCTGTGGGAAGGACACAATGCACGTGCCCTGATTCCCCTGGACATCCGAACCCTGGATCAACGTCCGATGCAGGCAGCCGAAACCAATCTGCACCTGCCCTCGGTCCGGATGGCCACCGTTTTCGGTTCCTCACAGATCGTGGAACGCACCGAGTCCTTCATCAGTCAGAACCCCTCCGGGGTGATCGCCATCTTCTTCGCCACGGAGGGAGAAGCTTTTTTCTACCACCGGGGTGGGCATATCTCCATCAAACCGGGGCAGGCCGTGGTCTATGACGCAGACCGTCCTTTCCTCCGTGGCTTCAACCACGGTTTCCGCGAACTGGTGTTGACCATCCCGAGGGAGCGCTACCTGGAGATGGTGGGGCCCGAGGCCCCCGAGCTGCCCGTCGTCTTTGATTTCGGCCCCAGCGGGAGACAGGGGGAGCAGGCTCTGGCACGCCTGGTCCACACCACCTTGGAAAGCATTTCAGCAGGTAAAACACGGCATCCCGATCCCTCTGAGAATGGCACGGTGCCGCTTCTGGGAGTGGAGAACGAGACCTTGGAACTGATACGGCTGGTGCTCGGTGGTGCCGCCGGCAGTGAAGGCGGGTTGATCACCGCCGCCCGTCACCACATTGAATTCAACCTCAATGACAAGAATCTCAACCCGGCCCAGGTGGCCGCGGCCATCGGGGTGAGTGAAAGACAGTTGAGCCGACTATTCGCGGAGGCCGGAACCACGGTGGGGCGCTACCTGCTGCAGAAACGATTGGAATTGGCGCACCAGGCGCTGATCTCCCCCGAACAGGCCGGACTCAGTGTGGGGGAGATCGGCAAGCGTTTCGGCTTCGCCTCTCCCAGCCATTTTGGCCGCACCTTCCGGGAAAACTACGGGATGACCCCGCTGCAGTGCCGGAAGGAAGCCCAGCGCAGCCAGCTGGGTGGTTGA
- a CDS encoding MarR family transcriptional regulator, with the protein MARVLHQIRTLPEATRPLIRDTLGHSQPSITRHVSALMEAGLVEQTNPGKETAQAGRPRAVLRLDGRHLVFWGVHVGVRSTVLVISDGAGRVIRERTIALPVPEIPAAQALSTAARELVRLGQGLPSPTRGRRRLLHPYQPEWLHLLPELPLGGYSRRSDTLRGTGPSRGGGHGRHRHGRHRTALPSPGGK; encoded by the coding sequence GTGGCCAGGGTGCTGCACCAGATCCGCACCCTTCCGGAAGCCACCCGTCCCCTCATCCGCGACACCCTCGGGCACTCCCAACCGAGCATCACCCGACATGTCAGTGCCCTGATGGAGGCAGGTCTGGTGGAACAGACCAATCCCGGCAAGGAAACGGCCCAGGCCGGCCGTCCCCGGGCGGTTCTGCGCCTGGACGGCCGCCACCTGGTGTTCTGGGGCGTGCACGTGGGAGTCCGCAGTACCGTGCTGGTGATCAGCGATGGAGCTGGCAGGGTGATCCGGGAACGCACCATCGCACTGCCGGTGCCGGAGATACCTGCCGCCCAGGCCCTGAGCACGGCTGCCCGGGAACTTGTGCGTCTGGGGCAGGGGCTGCCCTCACCTACCAGGGGTCGGCGCCGCCTTCTCCACCCATATCAACCAGAATGGCTGCATCTCCTCCCCGAACTACCGCTGGGAGGATATTCCCGCCGCAGCGATACTCTCCGCGGAACTGGGCCATCCCGTGGAGGTGGCCACGGGCGTCACCGCCATGGCCGCCATCGAACTGCTCTCCCGTCCCCTGGGGGAAAGTGA
- a CDS encoding CopG family transcriptional regulator, which translates to MAMTLRLTPEQDRALSLLAQAQGSSKQEAAIRAILTTATRTLADAEVEDLATQLLPEYAAAQRRIRTSRALFQGREER; encoded by the coding sequence ATGGCCATGACTTTGAGACTGACTCCGGAACAGGACCGCGCCCTGAGCCTTCTCGCCCAGGCTCAGGGCAGCAGCAAACAGGAGGCCGCCATCCGGGCCATCCTCACCACCGCCACCCGCACGCTTGCCGACGCCGAGGTCGAGGATCTGGCCACCCAGCTCCTGCCCGAGTACGCCGCCGCCCAACGCCGCATCCGCACCTCCCGGGCCCTGTTTCAGGGCCGGGAAGAGCGGTGA
- a CDS encoding flavin monoamine oxidase family protein yields MSKKAIIVGAGFAGLIAARELQTAGIEVEILEARERIGGRAWTDERMGAKLEMGATWVHWHQPHVWAEITRYGQKIYSSPQPAEAYWLTEGKVRRGTEAEMDGRRTRAMEKIYDGSRKFFPNPYEPLSALDDPELREEFLAADQRSPLEELSREEFTQEEIELCEAYWSGGYIGDPHQGSALMAKQWAALCDHRVEAVDAQTLQYKLLNGMKGLYEGIASDLQCPIRLSTPVKAISHSENFAEVTLENGDKLSADAVILTVPVGALGNIDFDPPLPAPVRRVIKQKWNSTGGKIWIKVKGHHNFTGMASQPAIVNVLKSEVFTEDDATILVGFGAHHEKLDLDDPACGQQIINQWRDDLEVIDCTGHDWVADKWSGQAWATLKKGQFTDGWHHFRDTGTRLHFAGADWASGWRGVCVDGAIEQGLHTARELRRELC; encoded by the coding sequence ATGAGCAAGAAGGCCATCATCGTTGGAGCAGGATTCGCCGGACTCATCGCTGCCCGCGAATTACAAACCGCCGGAATTGAGGTGGAGATCCTCGAGGCTCGCGAACGCATAGGCGGTAGGGCCTGGACTGATGAGCGAATGGGCGCAAAACTCGAGATGGGTGCGACCTGGGTGCACTGGCATCAACCACATGTCTGGGCCGAGATCACTCGGTATGGGCAGAAGATCTACTCCAGTCCGCAACCTGCGGAAGCTTATTGGCTGACCGAAGGAAAAGTCCGCAGGGGTACCGAGGCTGAGATGGATGGACGTCGGACCCGGGCGATGGAGAAGATCTACGATGGTTCCCGGAAGTTCTTCCCGAACCCTTATGAGCCGCTCTCCGCGCTTGATGATCCTGAACTGCGGGAGGAGTTCCTTGCCGCAGATCAGCGCTCCCCATTGGAGGAGCTGTCCCGTGAGGAATTCACCCAGGAGGAGATCGAACTCTGTGAGGCCTATTGGTCCGGTGGTTATATCGGGGATCCGCATCAGGGTTCTGCTCTGATGGCGAAGCAGTGGGCGGCTCTCTGTGATCATCGGGTGGAGGCAGTGGATGCACAGACTCTGCAGTACAAGCTGCTCAACGGTATGAAGGGGCTTTATGAGGGTATTGCCTCCGACCTGCAGTGCCCGATTCGGCTATCCACCCCGGTCAAAGCCATCAGCCACAGTGAAAATTTTGCTGAGGTCACCCTGGAAAATGGAGATAAGCTGAGCGCGGATGCAGTGATCCTGACAGTCCCAGTTGGAGCGCTGGGAAATATCGATTTTGATCCACCACTGCCGGCTCCGGTACGGCGGGTCATCAAGCAGAAGTGGAATTCCACCGGTGGAAAAATCTGGATCAAGGTCAAGGGGCACCACAACTTTACCGGGATGGCCTCCCAGCCTGCCATCGTTAACGTGCTGAAGTCCGAGGTGTTCACCGAGGATGACGCAACCATTCTCGTGGGATTCGGAGCCCATCATGAGAAATTGGATCTGGATGACCCCGCCTGCGGACAGCAGATCATCAACCAGTGGCGTGATGACCTTGAGGTGATTGACTGCACGGGTCATGACTGGGTCGCAGATAAATGGTCAGGTCAGGCCTGGGCTACCCTGAAGAAGGGGCAGTTCACCGACGGCTGGCACCACTTCCGGGACACCGGGACCAGACTGCACTTCGCCGGAGCAGATTGGGCCAGTGGTTGGCGTGGAGTGTGTGTGGACGGCGCCATCGAGCAGGGATTGCACACCGCCAGGGAGCTGAGACGGGAACTGTGCTGA
- a CDS encoding DUF6918 family protein: MTNLSSALTGANREAVVRDLTDFAERTISEQSGVTGIAVKGAYAGVQKVRPDVLTTALDRFLPDLAEALQPHWDDYTTAGGGQAGTAGTFGVFLENRREDVADSLLKSADRSADKIENATLVKAYRAIRGRGEKIVAKNVGGLGTVVEKHAVA, from the coding sequence ATGACTAACCTCTCCTCCGCCCTCACCGGTGCCAACCGCGAAGCCGTGGTCAGGGACCTGACTGATTTCGCCGAGCGCACCATCAGTGAGCAGTCCGGCGTGACCGGCATCGCAGTCAAGGGTGCCTATGCCGGCGTGCAGAAGGTCCGCCCCGACGTTCTCACCACTGCTCTCGACCGCTTCCTGCCGGACCTGGCGGAAGCCCTGCAGCCCCATTGGGATGACTACACCACGGCCGGTGGCGGCCAGGCTGGCACTGCCGGCACCTTCGGGGTCTTCCTGGAGAACCGCCGCGAGGATGTCGCAGATTCCCTGTTGAAGTCTGCGGACCGCAGCGCTGACAAGATCGAAAACGCCACTCTCGTCAAGGCCTACCGCGCCATCCGCGGCCGCGGCGAGAAGATCGTCGCCAAGAACGTCGGCGGCTTGGGCACGGTCGTCGAGAAGCACGCCGTCGCTTAA